The Candidatus Edwardsbacteria bacterium genome includes the window GAAGTTCCTCGGCCACCGGGCAGATCGTGACTGGTGTTCTGCAGTATGCCGGCGGGTCCACCCTGGAATATGCCGGAACATCCGCTCAGCATACCAGGCAGGAGTTGCAGGAGACCATGCCCAATATCGTCATAAACAACACCAGCGGCGTAACCATGGACACCACCACCACCGTCGTAAATTCATTGACCCTGGATAACGGAAACCTGAACACCGGGATCGACTCGCTGATCCTGGGTTCCAGCGCCACTCTGAGCGGAGAGCAGGCAGGGCGTTATGTGATCGGAAAGCTTTTGACATCAAGAACGGTGGGCACCGGGAGCTCCAGCTTCGGGGGGATTGGCGTGTCGCTCAATTCGGGCGCTGATGATCTGGGAACGGTCAATGTTCGTCGTATATCCGGACCGGCCGGAGTTGTGGTGGCCAGTATTACCGGTGCTAATGCCGATACAGGTATTACCCGCCGCTGGAACCTCACCTCTGACAATCCGCCGTCAGGCGGAAGAAGCCTGACGCTGTCATGGGTATCCGACGACGACAACGGACGGGACCTGACCTCTGCCCAGCTGTGGAAAAGCCTGGACGGTGGGAGCACCTGGACCGTGGCTTTTTCTCCGCACGACGTTTCATCCAGCCGTTCTATTACCGAAAGCGTGACCTCCTTCTCGGCCTGGACGGTCAGCGATGCCGCCAATCCGCTGCCGGTACAACTGGCATCATTTACTGGAGCAGTGGAGAACAGGAAGGTGCTTCTTAAGTGGATCACATCCTATGAGGCAGCCACCGATAGCTGGAAGATAGAGAGATCGACTCTCTCGGGAGGCCCGTATCATTTATCTGGCGAGATCGAAGCCTACGGCCAGCCGCACCAGTATCAATGGATCGATAACAGCGCCGGATACAATACTCAATATTATTACCGTCTGGCCCAGATCGATACCGATGGTAAGATCGTTTATTACGGGCCGGTGATGGTGGCCAGCGGAGCGCCGGCGTTTTCTGTCTCCCGACTTCTTTTCTGCGGCCCCAGCCCGTTCAGATCTTCTGCCAGAATATCCTACCAGGTGGGCCAAGGCAATGCCGAGGTCAATCTGACTGTCTACAATATCGTCGGGCAGGCCGTTCACAGCAGATATTTGGGGGACAAGGCCTCAGGCAGTTATGAAACCAACTGGGACGGCTCCGATGACCGGGGGCGCAAATTATCCACCGGGGTATATTTTGTCAACCTAAAGATCGGCCAATCCAATTTTATGAAGAGACTAACCCTGCTGAGATAATTCGCTATTTAATTAGAAAAAAGGGACAGGCTTGGCCTGTCCCTTTTTATTATAGGTATGCTAAAAATAAAATCTGTATGAAGCAAAATAAACGTCTGAATACGAACCAAACTCCGATCTAATTGCACCGACACCGCCGGAAGAAATCTCCGATCTTTTCCCCAAGCCCTTATAAAGCCCGCAGGATAGGTAACTATTCTGGGTAAGATTATATTCGAATTGTTGGTTGAAAACAACCGACCAGTCGTCAAGGTTTAAGATCGGCTGGGTGCCGGAGGACAACAGGGGAGTTATCTGGTAGTTCAACCCAGCAGAAAAATAGTTTTTCGCCATAAGGTAGACAACACCCTCGCGGTAGGGCTGTTTAATATAATTCTCACTATAAGCAGATACATTGCTTTCTCCGAAGCCGTTGAAATGATATTCCCCGAAAGCATAGGTTTTAGCGCTTAACCTGTAATCGGCTCCGGCCGATACTCTAAAGGCATCCTCGGAAGGCTCTTCAAAATCGATATATCCGGCTTCCCACCATAATCCGGCTCCGCTCAGTGATCTGGAGGCATCAATCCCGTATAGCAAATTGTTTTTGAATTCCATCAGGGTAAAAGCCAGGTCGGTCTTGAATAAATATATTATCGATCTTAGATAGGCGGCGCTGTTTTGCGGCTTAAAATTCTTGCCAGATATATAACCCAGCCCGATCTCAGACAATGGTCCCAGCGGGTAATTTATCCTGACGGCATCTACTCCAATTCGATCCTCAGTGTCCATTTCCTGGAAACCATAGGGGGCGATCACGTCGGTGGGGTTTATAAAGCGGGCGCTGCCCCAGGCGATGGGTTGGCGGCCCACAAAGATATCGGCCCGGTTCAGGCTTAAACGAACATAAGCCCGGTCCAGATTCTGCCACAGGGAAAGATTATCGGTAGCGCTTGGAGAATCCGATAAAAGTCTCGGTTTAAAATCGCTCACCCGGTATTGCCGGGCGCTGGAAGATGCTTCTACACCGGACGCCGGGCTCTCCCAGTGAGGAGAAATTATGTAGGCCAGGTTAAGTGAAAAGTTGTCGCGGGGAAGGCAGGAAATCTTTACCCCCCAGGGATTGGTCAGCATCCAGCGATCACCGCTGCCGTCAGGCGAGTGCTGAAAGATCAGAAACGATTTGGCATAACCGCCAAATTCCAATTGCCCGGCCAAGCAGGCGGCAGGTATCAATGTAAGTGAGATCAGAAGAATAAAACAATATTTAAAAACACGATACATAATACACGCTATTTGACCAGGTCGCTATCTATCCTGCCGTCCTTGATGGTTATTATCCGCTCGGCTTTGTCCATCACCAGCTTGTCGTGAGTGGAGAAAACGAAGGTCATCCCCGTTTTGTGGTTCAGCTCATGCATCATCTCCATCAGGGCCTGGGCGGTTTTGGAATCCAGGTTGGCGGTGGGCTCGTCGGCCAGGATTATCGAGGGCTTGGCCACCATGGCCCTGGCCACCGCCACCCGCTGCTGCTGGCCGCCCGAAAGTTTTGGCGGCAGGCGGTCCTGGTATCCCGCCAGCCCCACCTCCTTTAATGTTTCCAAAACCCGTTGGCGCCGCTCTTCATTGGGAACGCCCTGAAGCATCATCACATATTCGACGTTCTCCTCCACCGTCAGCACCGGTATCAGATTATAGGCCTGGAAAATGAAGCCGATATTGTCCCGCCGGAAATCGGACAGTTCCTTGCCTGACATCTGCGAGATATCCCGGCCATTAAGGTGGACCTGCCCCGATGTGGGGTTGTCCAGACCTGAGATCAAATTTAAAAAAGTTGTCTTGCCCGAACCGGAGGGGCCCACCAATGCGGCGAACTCGCCGGAATTGATAGTCAGATCTATGCCGCGCACCGCCTCCACCGGCAGGCCGTTATCTTGGTAGGTTTTGACCAGTCCCTTAGCGGCCATGATGTGATCGGTATCTTTAAAGGAATTCATAATTTCCCCCAATGCTAGTTAAAAACTTTTTCGCATGGCCGTGGCCGGTTGTATCCGGGCGGCGTGCACTGCCGGATAGATGCCGATGACCAGAGTGAACAGAAAGACCCAAATGGGGTATGTGATGTACTGCTTTATTTGGAATTCGGGGCGGATCGACTCATTGAAGGTGAGTCCGTAGAATTCAGCCCCGGCGTAATTGATCCCGACGGCCGCCAGGATGAGAGTGCTGGCCAGCCCCAGTAAGGCTCCCACTATGATGCTGATGACTGCCAGCGATCCGGCCTCGAACAGGATCAGCTTGGAGATGCCCAAAGCCCTGGTGCCCAGGGCCCGCAGCACCCCGAACTCGAACATTCGCTCGAAGATGGACATGAACAGGGTGTTCAGTATCACGAAGGCCACCAGCCCTATCAGTATCACGGCCATTATGGCGGTGCTGACCTGCGACATGTCTATCATCGATTTTATCTGGGGCATCAGCTGTATCCATGAGAGGGCTTCGTTGCCGTTGGCGGAAAAATGCTTCCAAAATGGAAGCTGCAGGTTCTCGCTGGCTTTGGCGTCTTTGAATTTTATGGCGATCTGGTGGATGTTATCGCCCAGCCCCAACATCTTTTGGGCCCGGCTCAGGCGAATGAAGGCCAGCCCCGAGTTCATGCTGCGGTCCTTCATGTCGTAGATGCCCGATATGCGGAACATCTCCTGCGACAGGTCCCCACTGTGGGCCTGGGACACGGTCAGCACGATCCGGTCTCCCAGTTCAACTTCCAGTATCTCGGCCAGTTTTATGCCCAGCACTATCTCACGGTTGTCATCGCCGGTAAAGTAATCTCCCTGCACCACGGCTTCGTCGATCTTGGTTAAGTGCTTTTCCCAAGCGGGATCGATCCCGATCAGACTGACGCCGCTGACGTTGGCCGGTGAACTGATCATGGCTAAGCTCAAGACTCGCGGGGAATATTTATCAACCAGG containing:
- a CDS encoding ABC transporter ATP-binding protein — encoded protein: MNSFKDTDHIMAAKGLVKTYQDNGLPVEAVRGIDLTINSGEFAALVGPSGSGKTTFLNLISGLDNPTSGQVHLNGRDISQMSGKELSDFRRDNIGFIFQAYNLIPVLTVEENVEYVMMLQGVPNEERRQRVLETLKEVGLAGYQDRLPPKLSGGQQQRVAVARAMVAKPSIILADEPTANLDSKTAQALMEMMHELNHKTGMTFVFSTHDKLVMDKAERIITIKDGRIDSDLVK
- a CDS encoding FtsX-like permease family protein yields the protein MISSLAIGMGLASLILSDGFMVGLVRVMVNLATSSFLGEAQINAAGFRQTQDVQKTITDPQGILNELSNDDLVDKYSPRVLSLAMISSPANVSGVSLIGIDPAWEKHLTKIDEAVVQGDYFTGDDNREIVLGIKLAEILEVELGDRIVLTVSQAHSGDLSQEMFRISGIYDMKDRSMNSGLAFIRLSRAQKMLGLGDNIHQIAIKFKDAKASENLQLPFWKHFSANGNEALSWIQLMPQIKSMIDMSQVSTAIMAVILIGLVAFVILNTLFMSIFERMFEFGVLRALGTRALGISKLILFEAGSLAVISIIVGALLGLASTLILAAVGINYAGAEFYGLTFNESIRPEFQIKQYITYPIWVFLFTLVIGIYPAVHAARIQPATAMRKSF